The genomic interval AGCTTGCAAATCTTCAGCAGAAATATCTGGGCTCACTTCAAGTTTGCCACGCACTTTACCTTTAATCTGCACAACAGCCGTTACCGTATCTTGACCAACAAAACGTTGATCTGCAACTGGCCAATCAGCGCGAGACAAAGACTTCTCGTGCCCCAACTTGTTCCACAATTCTTCGCAAATATGAGGAGCAATTGGTGAAAGCATCAAAATCAATGGTTCAATAGCAGCACGAGGTACGCGCGCTAAAGAAGTCAAATGATTATTGAGCACAATGAGCTTGGAAATGGTCGTGTTTGGACGCATATTTTCCATTTCCTCAGTCACGTCCACAATCGTGTTGTTGAGCAGTTTAGCGGTCTTCTCATCGAGAGGATCTTCACTGACAATAATTTCGCCAGTATTTTCATCAATAACGTTACGCCACAAACGCTGCAGGAAGCGTTGAGAACCTACAACATTGCGTACATTCCATGGACGAGATTCGTCCAAAGGCCCCATACTCATCTCATACAAGCGGAAAGTGTCTGCCCCATACTCATCATACATATCGTCAGGGGTAATAATATTCTTCAGACTCTTACCCATCTTGCCGAATTCACGGTTAACGTTCTGACCTTTCCACAGGTACTCGGTTTGACCGTCATTTGCCACGACTTCTTCAACTTCAGCAGCTGGAACATACTGTCCACGATCATCTGTATATGCGTAAGCCTGAATATAACCCTGGTTGAACAGCTTATGGAATGGTTCAGGAGCGCTAACCACTCCCAAATCATAGAGAACCTTGTGCCAGAAGCGAGAGTAAAGCAAATGCAATACCGCGTGTTCTACGCCGCCCACATATAAGTCCACACCACCAGATGCACCGGTGGTGGCATTATGCTTGGCACCAAGCCAATAGTTAAATTCTTCTGGAGCCACCATAGCTTCAGAATTGTTTGGATCGGTATAACGCATATAATACCAACAAGAGCCAGCCCATTGAGGCATGGTATTGGTATCGCGACGGTATTCTTGTGGACCGTCACCCAAATCGAGAGTAACGTTCACCCAATCCTCATTACGGCTCAATGGTGCTTCTGGATCAGTATCGCTATCCATTGGATCGTATGTACGAGGAGAATAATCTGGAACATCTGGCAGATTAATTGGCAACATGCTATCTGGAACAGTATGTGCCACACCGTCTTTATCATACACAATTGGGAATGGCTCACCCCAGTAACGTTGACGGCTGAAGAGCCAATCACGTAAGCGGTACGATACTGTACCTTTACCTACGCCCTGCTGCTCTAGCCAAGCAGTAGCTGCAGCAGTTGCATCATCCACAGTCATACCGTTGAGATTAAGCTCTACTCCACCAATATGAGTATGGTCTACATGAGAATTAATAACATGACCATCGTGAGATGTATAAGCCTGCTTACCCTCATAATCAGCAACCAAACTTTCACCAGAATCAGCATCAGGTTCCACAGTATAAATGACAGGAAGCTCAAAAGCTGCCGCGAAATCAAAATCACGTTGATCTCCACCTGGCACAGCCATAATTGCGCCAGTACCGTAACCCATCAGCACATAGTCGGATACAAAAACAGGAATCTGAGCGCCCGTAATAGGATTAATTGCATACAGTCCAGAGAAGTAACCAGTTTTCGCACCATTATCTGCCACGCGATCCATAGCAGTTTTAGCCATGGCTTGACGGCGATATTCACGTACTGCCTCATCCAGACTGGTGTAGCCGCCACGCCACGATTCAGGAACATGCTCATCCCACTGGGCAGGAACATGCTCCAAGAGCGGATGGTCAACTGCTACAACAGCAAAAGTTGTACCGAAAAGTGTATCAGCGCGTGTGGTATACACTTCCATATCTTGAGCACCATCAGCTGTTGGCACTTCAAAATGCACAGAAGCACCATGAGATTCACCAATCCAATTGCGCTGCATTGCCTTAACTTTGTCAGGCCAATCAATGCCTTCCAAGTCTTCAATCAAACGATGACCGTACGCAGTAATGCGCATGAACCATTGAGAAAGTTCACGCTGAAATACTGGGAAGTTTCCACGTTCAGAACGACCTTCAGCAGTCACTTCTTCATTTGCTAATACCGTTCCCAATCCTGGGCACCAGTTCACAGGAGACTTCGAGATATAGGCTAAACGGAATTCATTGAGCACATCATCTTGCTGCTTAGGAGTCAAATCATCCCATGCAGTATTCTCAAAACCAGGAATAGCTTTTTCACCCGAGCGGAAAGCATCAGTGAGCTCAGAAATAGGTCGAGCACTACCCACTCCACCATCAGCACGCACATATTCATCGTCGTACCATGAGTTGAAAATACGCGTGAAAATCCACTGTGTCCAGTGCACATACTCAGGTTCAATCGTTGCAAACGAACGACGATTATCTAGACCCAAGCCCATGCGATGGAGCTGACGACGCATATTAGCAATATTTTCCTCAGTAGTAATACGAGGATGTTGCCCCGTCTGCACTGCAAACTGCTCAGCAGGCAGACCAAAAGCGTCATAGCCGAGAGCATGCAAAACATTCTCACCCTTCATGCGATGGTAGCGAGACACTACGTCTGTTGCAATATATCCCAGAGGATGACCCACATGTAATCCGCGACCTGATGGGTATGGGAACATATCCATAACAAAGAATGGCTTGCGGTCGCCAGCAAGCTGACCATCGCCATCAGTTAAATCACCGGAGACATTAGCAGCCCAGAAGGTGCCTTCTTTCTCCCACTTTTCCTGCCAATGCTCTTCAATTTTTTGGGCAAGAGCAGCATTATAGCGCCATGCAGGTTCAGACGTAGTGAACTCTTCCATTCATTAACTCGCTTTCAGAGTGCTTCAATGCTTATATCCGCTGTATACGTTCTATAAGTTCTAAGCCGTTTTTTGAGCAAAACTAATCAAATTATCGAGGCAAACATGGACTTTAGCGCGAATGCGCATACAGATTGTTTCACTTCGTGATAAAGATCTCTGCAGTTTCTTTTACAGTTTTCGCGATTATTTTTAGAAACAGCTGAGATACTACCCTACTGATTAACAGAAAGTACAGATAGCTGCGTTTGCCCGCTTTACTTTTGTGCGTTCTAGTTCGGCGCGGTACGCTTTACTTAAACCGATTAGACCGAGTAAACACCCAACCAGCAATACCTGCCAATGCCATAGAGAGCACCGTCATAATCCAGAAGCCGTATGGATGATTACTCAAAGGAATATCTGCGAAGTTCATGCCGTACATCGAGAAAATCATGGTTGGAATAGACATAACCAAGGAAATAATCGTGTAAATCTTCATCACGTTATTCACGTTATTCGACACGATTGTTCCGAACGCATCCGTCATGCCCTGCAAAACGGATTGGTAAATGCTTGCCATCTCAATAGCCTGCTTGTTTTCGGTAATAACGTCTTCCAACAAATCAGCATCGTCTTCATAGTAACGAAAACGCTGCAAACTGGTCAATTTTTCGAGCACCACTTCATTAGATTTCAACGAAGTCGTGAAGTATACCAACGACTTCGACAGCTCCATAAGCATGAGGATTTCACGATTTGCTGTGGAATGCTGCAGACGCATTTCGAGTTTATCGCTTTCACGATCGATAATGCGCAGATAACGCAAATACATGGATGCATTACGATATAAAACCTGCAGAATAAAGCGTGAGCGCATGAAAGTATTAAAACCGCGGATGGAGCCATCCATAAAAGGCTGAAGGAGCAAGGAATCTTCCATGCATACGGTAACAATCAACTCATCGGTAACGATAATTGCTAAAGGAATGGTTTCATACCAATCCTTACCGCCGCGCTCCTCCACAGTTGGAATATCTACGATGACCATGGTGTAGCCATCTTCTACGTCCACACGCGAGCGTTCCTCATCATCCAAAGGTGCTCGTAAATCAGCTAAATCAATTTTGCACTTCTCGGAAATCTCAGCCAATTCAGAATCTGTTGGTTTGCTCAGATTCACCCATGAACCACGTTCGGGGTTAGCTATTTGCTCGGTTTTTCCATTAATTGTGCTGAATACACGCATCATAACTACTCACCCCGCTTCACTGGCATACGCATGCTGATTTATTGCTTTCATCCGTGCGTTAAACATGGGCATGCGCATAATAAACGTTTGTTCTTTATTGTTTCCTATGCAATTCCTTGTTATGTACAACTTTAAGTTATATAAACAACTTTTTAAGTTTACACGCATAATAGATATTTTGCACGGGGAGTTTTTTAGCGACTGCGGCGAGCATGGCGGGTGAAGTGCGCTGCAGCGAGAGCGACGAGTGCAGTTGAAACAGCGAGCGTAGCGAATGAAGTTCGCCCGTATAACGCTATCTCTACAATAACACCTGTATTCCCATCTTCTTGTGCTGAGGAATGTGAGGCTTCTATTGCATTTTTACACCTTGGATTATATTGTCCAACACCAAACCATGAATTTAACTATTCGTCTTGTAATATTAATTGCGCTTCTTGCCGCATTATTATTCACGTCGCTGCGCTATATGCATAATAAATTAAAAACACGTTTGCGCGATGTAAGTATTGGCCTCGTTGTGCTTTTCGCTATTCTTTTAGGCGTTAATATTCAGGATTATTTGCAAAGCAATCGTGACGTTTCGCAGTCTCAAGTTTTAGTTCAGTTCTTTAAGAGTATTTCTATCGACGAGAATATTCCTGTTAAAGATATTGTGGTAAATTCAACCACTTTGCAAGACGGTATTATTGTTCGTTTCAAAGAAAAAGACTACACCGTACATCTCAATGATGATAATAATTCCTACACTTTAGAGCGCACTCATGTTATTAATCATGATGTTTATGTTGATGAGGTGAAACAATGATTGATTCTTATACTCTCATTGCTGTGAAATTTGCCATCGGTATTCTGGTGATGATTTTGCAGATTAATATTTTAGGAAAGTACGAATTTTCCGTTAATACTCCGCTGAACCAGATTCAAAATTATGTGCTCGGTGGCATTATTGGTGGCATTATTTACAACGATTCTATTTCTATTCTCACCTTTATTATTGTGCTGCTCATATGGTCTCTTGTGGTGCTTGTTGTTAAATTCCTCACGCATAATAAGTACATTAAATCTTTAGTTATTGGCAGCCCTGTTTTGCTCATTAAAAACGGCGAGGTGTACGTGGAAAATTGCGTGAAGGTTGGTTTAACGGGTGACCAGCTTATGCTGCATTTACGTACTGAAGGTATTATTTCCACGCGCGACGTAAAGATTGCCATTATGGAAACCAACGGCTCTTTAACCATTCTTGATAAAAACGCTAAGAACCCGAAGTTCCCTCTTATTAGCAATGGCAATATTAATTACGATGTTTTGGAACTGATTGATAAAGATGAGAACTGGCTGCTTGACCGCTTACACGATCAGGGAACAACTGATTTTAGAGATGCATTCCTTGCCGAATATATTGACGGACGGATTACGGTTGTTCCGTATCCGACCCGCGTGAGGAAAATGACTTTGTAAGACGATTGGATAAGTTAGTTAGGGGTAGCAGTTTCCTTTGAGGCTGCTACCCCTTGTCATTGCGGTTTATCCAAGAAACTATAAGTTATGCTTTTTGTTTCTTATTACGGCGCTTTGGTTGTTTATATGCTTCTGGATTTCTTTTCACTTTACGCCCACGTCGAATAATCATAATGATTATCGATGCGATAAGTACAAGCGTTACGATATCTGCTACCCAGAGAGATGTCTGCCAAGGACTTAATCCTTTGTAAACCTTCGACTGTGGCGTAATTCCATTCATAGCATTCGAGTTCACTGTGGCATAAGCAATGTTCTTCACAGCTCGACGCATCGCCCATCGAGCAGTAGCTGAATCGTAATCAACAGCACTATATCCTGGAATTTGAATCATATACATATCCGACCCTGCACGCATAGATAAATCGCGAGCGCTGCGATTAGTCTCCATGAACATATCTGTTACTACTGCTCCATCAAATCCCCATTCATTACGTAGAACATTTGTAAGCAGACTATATCGAGCAAAACCATTAATCGCTCCAATATTATTTTGAGCGGACATGATTGCAGTTGCAGAACGGATAGTCTTGGTTTTTGCAGCTCCTTTATCTGTGAGATATGGCAGTTCAGATCGAGCGGATTGGATAGCAATACGGAATGGTTGAAGGTATATTTCACGCACTGTTTGCTCGTTTGCCCATGTAGCCATATAGTTTGATCTATTTGTCTCTTGGTCATTAATAGCGAAGTGTTTGAGATAACTGATAATGCCTTTATTACCTGCTCCAGAAATCGCAGCTGCAGCAAGTTTACCGCTGAGTACAGCATCTTCAGAGAAATATTCATATACACGACCTCCAAAAGGAGAACGATGAATATTAATTGCAGGTGCATACCATCCTGTAAGTCCTTGATGAAGTGCTTCCTCACCAAAAGCCTCACCCATAGTAGTCATGAGTTCAGTATTGAAGGTAGATGCCATTACATTGGCAGACGCCCACGAACTAGAACCAGCTGTAGACCAGCCCATCGCACCATCCTTATCCACTGTCAGTGGTTTACCAAGTGAAGGTATAAATTCTGTCTGATATGCAGCCATATACAACAACTGCTGAATTTCTTTTTTATCTTTATTGAAATCAAGTTGATCCATGAGTTTATCCCATTTCGGATCATCATACGAAACTCCTCGTAAATCAATTAAAGATAAACCGTGTACTTGTCCAGAAACAGGTTGACTATTCGCATACACTTTACTCTTAGAGTTGTTACCTAAATCTGGATCATGTTCCACATCAAAATTCTTCCACTTCTTCAATGCAGCGATAACATCATCAGATGCTTCTGCTTCTCTATTTTCAGGAGCTGTAGGCTGTGTATTATGCCAATTTGCACGACTCAGTTGAGTAGTATGACGCTGCATATAATCGCTGAGATCTTGGAATTGATTATGCGCAGCCTTATACCCGTTCTTGTCTGCAGACTTATCAGTTACATGTCCGTGAGTGTCAAGAAGAGATTGTCCAGATTTATCAGAAGATGTTGGGTTATCTCCTTCAAACCACGTTGTGCTTTCTACAGTAATATGCGATGAATCGAGCATATCATGTGAGTTTTTCTTCAAGTCAATCACATAATCGCCTGCTTCTAAGAGATATGCACCTTTTGTTCCATCCGCATTTTCATGGACACGATCATATGACGATAAATCATCTACTGTAAATGTGAATGGTACAATCTCAGATTCTCCTGGCTGCAATAATCCAGTTTTAGAGAAATCAACAAGCTGTGTTGCTGCTTTTTCTACTCCATGTTCTCGGTCATAATCAGTGTACGGACTAGTTGCGTATAGTTGTACGACTTCTTTTCCGGCTACTGTTCCTGTATTCGTTACTTTCACTTGAACAGTAACGGTTTTGTCATTACTGTGCGAATCATACGTTACAGATTCCAATTCCTGATTAAAACTTGTATACGATAAACCGTATCCGAATGGGTAAGCAACAGCGCCAACCTGCGTACTAGATCCAAACGCATCACGCGTTCCGTATACAAAATCGGAATCTTCTTTATCTGCAGTCTCATAATATTTGTAGCCTACATAGATTCCTTCCTCATACTCAACAAAAGGCCACGGCTGCTGGGCACCCTGTGTAATCAAAGTAGTGTCTTCATAGTTAACATTTGAATATCCATATTGTCCGAAGTTCGCATATGTGGGATCCTGCGTAAAATCTGTAGCATAGATATCGGTTAAACGTCCTGAAGGATTAACACGACCACTCAAAATTTTACCTAAAGATGCAAAACCACGAGCACCAGCAATGCCCATCCATACAAGTGCATTCACCTCATAATCACCGGTCATCAACTCAGATATTTCCATAGGATTAGATGTATTTAAAACAACAGTTACCGATGCATGATGCTTTTTCGCAGTGGAAATCATATCTTTTTCTGCTTGAGATAAGGCAAGGTAATGAGGCGTTCCATCTTCATACGCATATTGACGTTTATCAGCACCTTCAGAACCATTACGCATGATAAACACAACAGCTGCAGAATTAGAAGCAACTGACTTCGTAGCCTTTTCATAAATATCCGAAGTATATTCGTAGATACGCGCGCTCTTACCAGCATCATTTTTAGCTTGTAAAGATCCTTTATCATAATCAAGCGCTGGACTATCTTTATCTGCGTCTGGATACGATGCTTTCTGCTTCGAGATGAATTCAGATACAGATTTATCTACCTTAAAATACTTTGACAAACCCTGTTCTACAGTTACGTTATCCGTACTTGTTGTAGCTGCAGCACCAGTACCAGAATAGGCGGGATGGAGATATCCATATCCATATGGAGTGACTGTTGATTTCTCCTTCAGAGGTAGCGCTCCATCGTTTTTGAGTAAAACAATACCTTCATCGCTTACTTGCTCAGCAATATCTAAACTATGCTGGACTGCTTGAGTATTTGAATCGTATTTTGTCTTATAGTATTGTGCATCCCAGTTTTCACTTCCTTTTACTCTTTTAACAACAGTTTTCCCAGCCCCTAAAAAGCTGTCAAGCATAGGAGCAAATTGAAGCGCAAAAGCATTAATAATAATTGTGAGCACTGCAATAATCGATATGCACACAATCCACCATGCCTTAAAAGCTCTATGCGACATTTTCTTCTTCATAGTCGTATTCTTCATACGATTTCTCTTGAGCATAATCTCTCCTTCGAAATTACGCTATTAATATAGCGTAATTCCACGCTACGTGCGTATGAAGGAATATAGTCATGTGCTCGCACGAACTGTTTGTACAATCGCACGAATAGACAATACACGTGTTTTGAGTTGATTAAGAATTACGAGGCACAATAATCGTAACGGTATAGGCTCCGTTATCTGTGGAGATATTTATCTCCCCACCCATATTATGAACTTGTCGCATTGCTGATTTTGTGCCGTATCCATGCAATGACGCATCACCTTGCGTGCGCTTGGTAGATACTGGGATACCATCCTCAAAAATAACTTCTGTATTCAATGGGTTAGATATTTCTATGAGCACAAGCTGTCCTGATGAATGTACATTGACATCAACAAGTCCTGGTTTCTCTGCAGTCGCATACTTTTCAACATACTCTATAGCATTATCTACCAGGTTTCCCACGAGTGAATAGACGGTTCCAGAATTCATAAAACTCAATTGTGAACCATCTACGAGAGCTGTCAGAATAATATGACGACTTGAGCAATATAAAGATCGCTCAGTAAGTAACACATCTAAGGCTTCATTACCCGTGCGGAACATGGAATCGTAAGTATTCACTGCTTCCTGTGTTTGCTCTGTGCGCCGACTATCAGACAAAAATCGACGTAAATCATGTCCCACTTCATTGATGAGTTCAACATTTTCTTTAGCTAGTTCATAATGTCTTTCTTGAAGTGCGTCTATTCTTTGCATTACTTCTAAATCATAAATCAAACGATTATTTGTGGATGATTGCTGTAATGATGTAAGAGCAAAAACCGTTGCGATACCGTCATACGTATATAAAGCTATATGAGTAGTGCTATCTGCCTGTTGTATGTAAAAAAGATTTACAAAAATGAGGAGAAGTAAAAGCACTATACAAATTGCAATCCAAGCAGGTGCACGACGTATTTTATGCTCATCAAAACTAAAAGAACGTCCACATAAAAAATAACTAGTAAGAAAAACAAAACTATAGATTATAAAATAATAGATATCGTAAATACCAAAGTTCTCCGTTATGGCGGGCAGATGAGCAAGACGTGATACAACGGCATGCATGTCAAAAGCAATATGTTGAACACAGTAGCCACACGCCACAACAACAAGCGCTTTAATCCAAGTGATACCTGATACAAAACGAATACAAGTAATAATAAGAAGCGCTGTGCACAGATAATAAGCTGTTGCCGCGAGACTTGTAATCAGTGATGTGTTGTTAGTGTTATAAGCAAATATATAAAAAGGAGTAAGACTGTAGAGAAGGATAATACAAGGAAAAACCAGTAATCTCATTCTACGTTGTGACGAGAAAACCGCATTCCAATCATCTTTGCGAGTGAATAAAAGTGAAGCAATAATAAGTTCAATGAGAAAGAATGACAACCTCGGATTAATAATATTAAGCATGTGTAGCACCATGATATTGAGTTAAAGAAACCATAAAATTCTTTCTACGAGATCTGCTTATACCAATAGATGATTCCCCCACTTTTACTTGGTCGGTATAAACCGCCGTAACTTTCGCTAAATTCACAATAGTGTATCGATTAATTTGTTCAAAAGAGTGCAGTAATCCAACATTTTCCAAAGTTTGTAGCACTTCTTTTAAACTTGACCAGACCGTGATGTTAAAACCCTCGCAATGATATGTTACTTTATGCTTGACTACATCTATATATTCAATTTCTTCAGCATTCAGAACACGTATACCTTCCTCCACGTCTATAGGAATATAACGTGTTTGCATGTGTTGTATACGTTTAATAACCTTAGCCATTTTAAAGTTGAAAGCGTTCTGAGTAAATGGTTTAACGAGGTATCCCGTAGCATCTACATCATAACCCTCGGTTGCATACTGAGCCATTTTGGTAGTAAAAATCAAAACAACTTTAGTATCTATTGTCCGTAGCTTACGAGCGATATCTACACCATTTGTTCCGGGCATTTCAATATCGAGAAAAACTACATCTGTACCAGATTCATAATTCTCTAGTAAATCATCGCCATTCGTAAAACGTGTAATGGAGTAGTGAAGCGATACGGACTCTTTTGGCTGTTGAGCAAAAAATTCATGAATCATTGTCTGTGTTTGAGAAGCATCATAATCATCATCGTCAACAATAACAATATTCACTCAAGTCTCCTATTCTTCGCAACATCTCGTCTGCGAGGTGTACGTTTACTTATTGTAGCGAATAAGTAGGCTATTATGTTCTTCCTAGACAGAACCACTACGCTACTGTGGTTCTTCATCTTTTAAAGGATTCACCAGAGAAATTGTGAGTGGTGTGTTAGTCTTTACGCCCGAGCTTATGCATAAAGACTAAAGCTGAACGAGGGCTTAAAAAGACTCTCATTTTGTGACAGGTTTTACGCACGAGCACAAGCGTGAAAGATACAACATGCAAATGAGGAGAATGTTATATACTGTCACGCAGTATCTATGACAGCAAAACACAGATGTCAGCCTCACAGAGGAACTCATACAATCCCGCTCAAAGCTCAAGAACTACTTATCTGGCTCAAAACTACGCCTTTTATACAGAAACATACGTCTGAACAGACATCGCCAAGCGACTCGCAAACCTGGAATTTCAATGAAAAAGGTCTGTCCGGTGGAATGAATGGACAGACCTTCGTGGAGCTAACGGGATTCGAACCCGTGACCCCCTGCATGCCATGCAGATGCGCTACCAGCTGCGCCATAGCCCCAAAACCTTTTACACTATACACAAAGCCAGGTAAAAGTGCAAATGGTTGGTGTCATATATGTCATGTTAGAGTTGCGGATTATTCCAATCGCTCGTATAAGCAGCAACTGGACCGTGTGCGTAGTCAATCAAACGGTATCGTTCGCTACCATCTGGCATATCGAAAAGCATCAGACGTGTCCAAAAACCATTAGACATACTCACGAGGTCAGCGAAATCTGTATGGAAATCGCTCCACCCCATCAGCGTATTCACGGTCTGATTAATCCACGCGCCATGAGAAAACACGAAAAGTTCAGTATTGGAATCAACGCTATGCGCCCACTCATTAACTGCTTCAGCACCGCGCTTACCTACTGTATCTTTCGGTTCTGCCCCATGATTAAGCTCACCGTCACCGAAATTACGCCAGCTTTCAAAATCCTCAGGCCAGCGTTCTTTCATCTCAACAACAGGCATACCTTCAAGCTCACCAAAATTACGCTCTTGCACACGCTCATCCACGTGTACATCTAAGCCGAGCCCATCAGCAAAAGCATGTGCAGTTTCTTGAGCACGTCCCAAGGTAGATGCTACAACGAGCTGTTTGCGCTCTGGTTGAGGCTCAACATATAGCGAGCGTAAGTCTTCAGCTGTACGTTGAACTTGCCAACGTCCAATAGCATCCAGCGGAATATCAATCTGCCCTTGTAAACGATGCTCAGCATTGTATTGTGTACGACCGTGGCGTACAAGCGTAATAAAACGAGCGTGAGGCGCGTATCCCTGTGAACTTGCTGTAATATCGTTCAGCGCTGATTCTTTCGAAGATGAAACCATAAACTATCTATTCCGCATCGTCAATGTCTTCAGCACGCTCAGGTAACTGCAAATCAATGCGTGGGCACTGACTCCACAAACGTTCCAAATCATAGAAATCACGTGAATCTTGATCCATTACGTGCACCACAATATCGCCAAAGTCAAGCAGAACCCACTGGCCTTCTTCTACTCCCTCACGTTCACGTGGATTCATAGAAAGCTGCAGATGCATCTGCTTTTCTACTTCTTCAGCAATCGACAATACATGGCGAGGTGAGGAACCCGTGGCAATAAGAAAAATATCAGTTAAGCCTAAGGTTTCAGATACGTCAAAAGCAACAATATCTGCACCTTTCATCTCATCAGCACCGGCTGCAGCAATACGAGCTGCGTCAATTGATTCTTTAAAAGCTGTCACTCTTCGTTCCTTATTTTTCAATAACTTATATGTTCTTAAGTTTACTATTCAGTCTCTTTATTGCTCTTTATTGCTTTCCTCGTCACGTTCCCATTGTGGTTTCCAATTTTCAACCACATGCTGAGTATTTTCCGAGTAGACCATGGCATCAGCAGGCACATCATGACGCACCACAGAGCCTGAGCCTGTGGTCACGTTATCTCCCACAGTCACTGGAGCTACAAACATATTGCCAGCTCCTACATGCACGTGTGCTCCAATTTCCGTATGATGCTTATGCACGCCATCATAGTTTGCAGTAATCGTACCGCCGCCAATATTGGTATGATGCGCCACATGAGCATCGCCTACATAACTTAAATGTGGAACCTTTGTGCCTTCATCGATATGAGCATTCTTCATCTCAACGAAAGCACCTGCCTTCGTATGAGCTGCCAGCTCATTACCCGGACGCAAATAAGTCCATGGACCAATAGTAGCGTTCTCACCAATATGAGTTTTTTCTACACGTGAGCGTTCCACGCGTGCACCACATTCAATCACAGCATTAATCAGCGTGGTATCCGGGCCAATAACAGCTTCGGCTGCAACACGTGTAGATCCCTGAATATATGAGCCAGGCAGAATAACTGCATCAGCTTCAAGCTGAGCATCATCATCAATCCATGTGGTATCAGGATCGAGAATAGAAACCCCTTGACGCATCCAGTATTCGCAAATTTCCTGGTTATATGCTTTCGCTAATTTCGAGAGCTGCACACGATCATTGACGCCCTCAACGCGTAACGGATTATCCACAGTCACAATACCCACTGGACCCATATCGCGAGCATGAGATAAAGCATCAGTTATATAGAATTCGCCTTGTGCATTAGCAGAATTCAATTTTTCAATGGATTGAGCAAGAACTGCTGCATCGAAGGCATAAACAGAAGTATTGACCTCATGCACAGCCAGTTCTTTGTCGCTTCCATCTTTTTGCTCAACAATACGAATAAATCCGCCTGCAGAATCACGGATAATACGACCATATCCATATGGATTATCGAGATTACAG from Alloscardovia omnicolens carries:
- a CDS encoding glycoside hydrolase family 3 C-terminal domain-containing protein translates to MLKRNRMKNTTMKKKMSHRAFKAWWIVCISIIAVLTIIINAFALQFAPMLDSFLGAGKTVVKRVKGSENWDAQYYKTKYDSNTQAVQHSLDIAEQVSDEGIVLLKNDGALPLKEKSTVTPYGYGYLHPAYSGTGAAATTSTDNVTVEQGLSKYFKVDKSVSEFISKQKASYPDADKDSPALDYDKGSLQAKNDAGKSARIYEYTSDIYEKATKSVASNSAAVVFIMRNGSEGADKRQYAYEDGTPHYLALSQAEKDMISTAKKHHASVTVVLNTSNPMEISELMTGDYEVNALVWMGIAGARGFASLGKILSGRVNPSGRLTDIYATDFTQDPTYANFGQYGYSNVNYEDTTLITQGAQQPWPFVEYEEGIYVGYKYYETADKEDSDFVYGTRDAFGSSTQVGAVAYPFGYGLSYTSFNQELESVTYDSHSNDKTVTVQVKVTNTGTVAGKEVVQLYATSPYTDYDREHGVEKAATQLVDFSKTGLLQPGESEIVPFTFTVDDLSSYDRVHENADGTKGAYLLEAGDYVIDLKKNSHDMLDSSHITVESTTWFEGDNPTSSDKSGQSLLDTHGHVTDKSADKNGYKAAHNQFQDLSDYMQRHTTQLSRANWHNTQPTAPENREAEASDDVIAALKKWKNFDVEHDPDLGNNSKSKVYANSQPVSGQVHGLSLIDLRGVSYDDPKWDKLMDQLDFNKDKKEIQQLLYMAAYQTEFIPSLGKPLTVDKDGAMGWSTAGSSSWASANVMASTFNTELMTTMGEAFGEEALHQGLTGWYAPAINIHRSPFGGRVYEYFSEDAVLSGKLAAAAISGAGNKGIISYLKHFAINDQETNRSNYMATWANEQTVREIYLQPFRIAIQSARSELPYLTDKGAAKTKTIRSATAIMSAQNNIGAINGFARYSLLTNVLRNEWGFDGAVVTDMFMETNRSARDLSMRAGSDMYMIQIPGYSAVDYDSATARWAMRRAVKNIAYATVNSNAMNGITPQSKVYKGLSPWQTSLWVADIVTLVLIASIIIMIIRRGRKVKRNPEAYKQPKRRNKKQKA
- a CDS encoding ATP-binding protein → MLNIINPRLSFFLIELIIASLLFTRKDDWNAVFSSQRRMRLLVFPCIILLYSLTPFYIFAYNTNNTSLITSLAATAYYLCTALLIITCIRFVSGITWIKALVVVACGYCVQHIAFDMHAVVSRLAHLPAITENFGIYDIYYFIIYSFVFLTSYFLCGRSFSFDEHKIRRAPAWIAICIVLLLLLIFVNLFYIQQADSTTHIALYTYDGIATVFALTSLQQSSTNNRLIYDLEVMQRIDALQERHYELAKENVELINEVGHDLRRFLSDSRRTEQTQEAVNTYDSMFRTGNEALDVLLTERSLYCSSRHIILTALVDGSQLSFMNSGTVYSLVGNLVDNAIEYVEKYATAEKPGLVDVNVHSSGQLVLIEISNPLNTEVIFEDGIPVSTKRTQGDASLHGYGTKSAMRQVHNMGGEINISTDNGAYTVTIIVPRNS
- a CDS encoding response regulator transcription factor, whose translation is MNIVIVDDDDYDASQTQTMIHEFFAQQPKESVSLHYSITRFTNGDDLLENYESGTDVVFLDIEMPGTNGVDIARKLRTIDTKVVLIFTTKMAQYATEGYDVDATGYLVKPFTQNAFNFKMAKVIKRIQHMQTRYIPIDVEEGIRVLNAEEIEYIDVVKHKVTYHCEGFNITVWSSLKEVLQTLENVGLLHSFEQINRYTIVNLAKVTAVYTDQVKVGESSIGISRSRRKNFMVSLTQYHGATHA
- a CDS encoding histidine phosphatase family protein, which codes for MVSSSKESALNDITASSQGYAPHARFITLVRHGRTQYNAEHRLQGQIDIPLDAIGRWQVQRTAEDLRSLYVEPQPERKQLVVASTLGRAQETAHAFADGLGLDVHVDERVQERNFGELEGMPVVEMKERWPEDFESWRNFGDGELNHGAEPKDTVGKRGAEAVNEWAHSVDSNTELFVFSHGAWINQTVNTLMGWSDFHTDFADLVSMSNGFWTRLMLFDMPDGSERYRLIDYAHGPVAAYTSDWNNPQL
- the rsfS gene encoding ribosome silencing factor; this translates as MTAFKESIDAARIAAAGADEMKGADIVAFDVSETLGLTDIFLIATGSSPRHVLSIAEEVEKQMHLQLSMNPREREGVEEGQWVLLDFGDIVVHVMDQDSRDFYDLERLWSQCPRIDLQLPERAEDIDDAE